In the Carassius gibelio isolate Cgi1373 ecotype wild population from Czech Republic chromosome B24, carGib1.2-hapl.c, whole genome shotgun sequence genome, one interval contains:
- the ackr4b gene encoding atypical chemokine receptor 4b produces the protein MSALLDYDHDYHYHDHDNSSNHSDYDDKDFPDFHTVCDKQEVRSFAGIFLPVVYTIALILGLAGNSLVILVYLSHKRLRTLTDVFILNLAFADLLLLLTLPFWAADAVNGWEIGTAACKITSALYTTNFSCSMLLLACISIDRYRALARGSTTANAPSRSNARRQRIIMCLMVWGLAIVLGLPDMVFYTVKKQHSSERNACRAVYPHSMARAAKATLEILEVSLSFLLPFLVMMFCYCRVGIVLGEAATAGVRGGRRWRAFRVLIAVVGAFLLTQLPYNVVKLVRALDVIYILVTECEVSKNLDRANQITESLALTHCCLNPVLYVFIGSSFKMHVLKLAKRCGQTGRGYRHGNEQPTVEISLKPGTQTHTHSSSDNEDTSTFTI, from the coding sequence ATGAGTGCCCTTTTGGATTACGACCATGACTATCATTATCATGACCATGACAATAGTTCCAACCACAGTGACTATGACGACAAGGATTTTCCAGACTTCCACACAGTTTGTGACAAACAAGAGGTTCGGTCTTTCGCTGGGATCTTTTTGCCAGTCGTCTACACCATCGCGTTGATCCTGGGTCTGGCCGGAAACTCGCTGGTCATCTTAGTTTACCTTTCCCACAAACGCTTACGGACGCTGACGGATGTCTTCATCCTCAACCTGGCCTTCGCAGACCTCCTCCTGCTCCTGACACTGCCTTTCTGGGCTGCAGATGCAGTGAATGGCTGGGAGATTGGCACAGCAGCCTGCAAGATCACTTCAGCTCTCTACACAACTAACTTCAGCTGTAGCATGCTGCTGCTGGCCTGCATTAGCATAGACCGCTATCGTGCATTAGCCAGAGGCTCCACCACCGCCAACGCCCCAAGCAGGAGCAACGCCCGCAGGCAGAGGATAATCATGTGCCTCATGGTTTGGGGACTTGCCATTGTCCTTGGATTGCCAGATATGGTGTTCTACACCGTGAAGAAGCAGCACTCAAGTGAGCGTAATGCCTGCCGGGCAGTTTACCCACACAGCATGGCGCGGGCAGCTAAAGCAACTCTGGAAATTCTGGAAGTGTCTCTGAGCTTTCTTCTGCCTTTCCTGGTGATGatgttttgctattgcagggtTGGAATTGTGTTGGGTGAAGCTGCAACAGCGGGTGTACGTGGTGGAAGGAGATGGCGGGCTTTTCGGGTTTTAATAGCAGTAGTGGGTGCATTTCTGTTGACCCAGCTCCCCTATAATGTTGTAAAATTAGTCAGAGCCCTGGATGTGATCTACATTTTAGTGACAGAATGTGAAGTGAGCAAAAACCTTGACCGGGCCAATCAAATCACTGAAAGTCTGGCCCTCACGCATTGCTGCCTGAATCCTGTGCTCTACGTCTTTATTGGCTCATCCTTCAAAATGCATGTTCTGAAGCTTGCCAAGCGCTGTGGGCAGACAGGAAGAGGGTACCGCCATGGCAATGAACAGCCCACTGTAGAGATCTCCCTTAAGCCAggcacacaaactcacactcactctTCATCGGACAATGAAGATACGAGTACGTTCACCATATGA